A part of Candidatus Electrothrix aestuarii genomic DNA contains:
- a CDS encoding ATP-binding protein — translation MRKGLAYQHFLETEQAVQEKDIRDLQELSLAERVERFRALGPLRFTGTGLDDEGRFLYLFEVIEESDGAGTRVSKFRQGDFLKLVPQGVKDLQSGMPVIVDSYEPQQGSVALSSRQRGTLQLQKNISYSLEEDADDWTTPKLIKVVQSVYSDKIHHPLVDLFDGAWDFAQPSDWQEWVQEWLHTEGKLAGLNATQEQGLHIPFRHALSLIQGPPGTGKTNLLGWILIALVRHAQARDEPLRIAVSALTHQAIDQVLSKVIKLVNQHDLPDFPGHCCKWGRWDGPDFDENSDEMQVEPLEAPEQVLRFSHLILGATGYGLTNLVEKNKTLPSKPFDWVIFDEASQVLLPQAMLSLVHGKGNFLFLGDVQQLPPVIRSAPLEQETGDFFDQQADDTHHTHDENLESEVRRSLLSCMLHRYPQQSVFLDLTYRMNAEICAFPSRTWYNSQLQPAPANAAARLSLKGRLGNHPLDKIIDPEKPVVLVRADHRGCGQESIVEAEIMARLAYRLQNKYGLDKEQLALISPHRAQNNRISRRLAELLGNSDDLPLIDTVERIQGAEREVILFGFTCSDPDQILNDFLNNPNRFNVAITRARYKLIVVGSETFFTAVAQNEESLRANVCFKEFFEGCPSVAGADIFE, via the coding sequence TTGAGAAAGGGCCTGGCCTATCAACATTTTCTTGAAACAGAACAGGCTGTGCAGGAAAAAGATATCAGAGACCTGCAAGAGCTGTCTCTGGCCGAGCGGGTGGAACGATTTCGCGCCTTGGGGCCGCTCCGATTTACCGGTACGGGCCTGGATGACGAAGGTCGTTTTCTCTATCTCTTTGAAGTAATTGAAGAGAGCGATGGGGCAGGAACCAGAGTTTCCAAATTTCGCCAAGGGGATTTCCTCAAGCTGGTTCCCCAAGGAGTAAAAGACCTGCAAAGCGGTATGCCCGTAATTGTGGACAGCTACGAGCCGCAGCAAGGATCGGTTGCCCTTTCTTCGCGGCAACGCGGCACCCTACAATTACAGAAAAATATCTCCTATTCCCTGGAAGAAGACGCGGATGATTGGACCACGCCCAAGCTCATCAAGGTGGTGCAAAGCGTTTATTCTGATAAGATTCATCATCCTTTGGTAGATTTGTTTGACGGAGCCTGGGATTTTGCCCAGCCTTCGGATTGGCAGGAATGGGTACAGGAATGGCTGCACACGGAAGGCAAGCTTGCCGGCTTGAATGCGACACAAGAACAGGGGCTTCACATACCGTTTCGCCATGCCCTGAGCCTGATTCAGGGGCCGCCCGGCACGGGCAAGACCAATCTGCTGGGCTGGATTCTGATTGCGCTGGTCCGCCACGCCCAGGCAAGGGATGAGCCGCTTCGTATCGCTGTCAGCGCCTTGACCCATCAGGCCATTGATCAGGTACTCAGCAAAGTAATCAAATTGGTCAACCAACATGACTTGCCTGACTTTCCGGGACACTGCTGCAAATGGGGTCGGTGGGACGGGCCGGACTTTGATGAAAACAGTGACGAAATGCAGGTAGAACCGCTGGAAGCCCCTGAGCAGGTACTGCGCTTTTCCCACCTCATTCTCGGCGCAACCGGCTATGGTTTGACAAATCTTGTTGAGAAAAATAAAACCCTGCCGAGCAAACCCTTTGATTGGGTGATTTTTGATGAGGCTTCACAGGTTCTGCTGCCACAGGCCATGCTGAGTCTGGTACACGGCAAGGGGAACTTTCTTTTTCTCGGCGATGTACAGCAGTTACCGCCGGTGATCCGGTCAGCTCCGCTTGAGCAGGAAACAGGTGACTTTTTTGATCAGCAAGCAGATGATACGCATCATACGCATGATGAAAACCTGGAAAGCGAAGTCCGACGCTCCCTGCTCAGTTGCATGCTGCACCGCTACCCGCAACAGAGCGTATTTTTAGACCTGACCTATCGCATGAATGCGGAAATCTGCGCCTTTCCCAGTCGCACCTGGTATAATTCCCAATTACAACCGGCCCCGGCAAATGCTGCTGCTCGCTTGTCGCTCAAGGGCAGGCTCGGCAACCATCCGCTGGACAAAATTATCGATCCGGAAAAACCGGTGGTTCTGGTCCGTGCCGATCATCGCGGCTGCGGCCAGGAATCCATCGTGGAGGCGGAAATCATGGCCCGTCTGGCCTATCGTTTGCAAAACAAGTATGGTCTGGACAAGGAACAACTGGCCCTGATCTCACCTCATCGTGCCCAGAATAACCGGATAAGCCGCCGCTTGGCCGAACTGCTCGGCAACAGCGATGACCTACCTCTTATTGATACCGTGGAACGCATCCAGGGCGCGGAACGCGAGGTGATCCTGTTCGGCTTCACCTGCTCCGACCCGGATCAGATACTGAACGATTTTCTCAACAACCCTAACCGGTTCAACGTTGCTATCACCCGTGCCCGCTACAAACTTATTGTCGTGGGCAGCGAGACCTTTTTCACTGCTGTTGCCCAAAACGAGGAGAGCTTGCGGGCTAATGTTTGTTTTAAGGAGTTTTTTGAGGGATGTCCATCTGTTGCTGGGGCGGATATTTTTGAATAA
- a CDS encoding DEAD/DEAH box helicase: protein MKLINLLSNTYRAFYGAFRQLHPIQQQAVEPILAHKDLILQSATGSGKTEAVLAPCLERVISSGADKAVLYIVPTRALAADMYRRFKAIITERLGLGFAVRTGDLKLRGGGRPALLLTTPESLDVILGSSNQDLRGFLARVRIVIIDEAHSFIHQYRGQQLVYLLQRLERRISQRVQRIALSATLADPEEVGRFLGCSPDTVFLADTVSRDIVPRLVHLHHDEQELTGFLDDLYQEWEYRKILLFANSRGRCDKTFKLLNQSRSFCGRVHLHYSNLTSKQRQQVERSFRKQDRSICIATSTLELGIDVGDVDAVILFEPPDSVAAFLQRIGRANRRQKAIHFWGICRGEQAGQQALRFLALLKLARQGQVEAALPKSFPSVLSQQIISCLYEKKRLSLAAVQNLFADPGADTDKEEAGTWIESIFQSLVKKQWLRKDKVEGLYTGGWRYWDALTEYQIWSNFPETEIEYKLDVAGEPVADIPQTIVKQLDPGDKVLLAGRPLRILWINTKADKRVLAEPTQERLDDKELLWLGMGCHVSLETAQAMRTVLKSTDSADNVAAVGLFSRTQKLIRQQLTQDARAVLLANGIEVVRDETGSFQYRTYLGSVGNMLLAWSVKVYLAAQSEDVEVDSDEIGLICSQWIPFEKLRLPLQHDDFTAWVKRHYKQLRAMFPLNAFCATLPTEILRQEVVDCIFDQRLIAFFQQYKDSSSEIVEGDPRNLEFHPEQTEEQGPTFFEAQNQPLLALEKERYEDAEAAAPVFITGKEVRYQNRPLTGTMIGEYFRHHQCDRQFCASFLRPEDQPPRQSPVDDEYASLRLARGLAFEQEIMDELAGFKEQFHSISKEDQAGMPRSLESRCEETREYLHRILEQKDLAGKLYLAQGVFHLPALLSLLPKSSELFGLTGKEQAVLPGVTVDGVGIPDLIRIAVEEPNIILEVGDIKSVAKPRYHQKWQVAFYAFLLKTFLEQEQLDTKGVQVADSGFLLTRSPLDDRPQRHSFALQPYLASLPVLLKNFAQCLSHPPNQAGWQIQAHCLNCLFFPSCYQQALHEEDIQFIPRISKGALEKMRALGLRNIEEASAWFADDRRGESLCSPFPSEQDHTPTGQTQRPAPTTTCTINTDFSPAQREGLHNAVMALQENKIILTQQRTDLFPAQATCFFVHLLNDPVTMLPKALGLGVGQHGQGAEDLQIFTWVVGDKAAQAERQKTWQDVWRDFSACFLDLWQEAVEKQGRPHIFFFGAGIRRSLDDWAAMMADKPLRNLFRRSLASSYPFWTDLEQVLHKHFALPVPATLTLYDLACVLGLSRGDRPVAPTTLPPPTSLIHFDPLPDTVGANPCVRPELSGRHRGLPLQAEEHLAAVLNIDSQLQQWITSHLSSDWSRATDRSPLHGIIWMILLRNPG from the coding sequence TTGAAGTTGATCAACCTCCTCTCCAACACCTACCGCGCCTTTTACGGTGCTTTCCGGCAGCTGCATCCCATCCAGCAACAGGCCGTTGAACCGATCCTGGCGCATAAAGACCTTATTCTCCAATCCGCCACCGGTTCCGGCAAAACCGAGGCTGTGCTGGCCCCGTGTCTGGAGCGGGTCATCAGCTCCGGGGCCGATAAAGCGGTCCTCTATATTGTCCCCACCCGTGCCTTGGCCGCTGATATGTATCGGCGTTTCAAAGCAATTATCACCGAACGGCTGGGGCTTGGTTTTGCCGTTCGCACCGGTGATCTCAAACTGCGAGGCGGCGGTCGCCCGGCCCTGCTCCTTACTACGCCCGAGTCGCTGGATGTGATACTGGGCAGCTCTAATCAGGATCTGCGCGGTTTTCTTGCACGGGTGCGGATCGTGATTATTGACGAGGCCCATTCCTTTATCCATCAATATCGTGGTCAACAACTGGTCTATCTGCTCCAACGTCTGGAGCGGCGTATCAGTCAAAGAGTACAAAGGATAGCCTTATCCGCCACCCTTGCCGATCCCGAGGAGGTGGGCCGCTTTCTGGGCTGCTCCCCGGATACGGTATTCTTGGCTGACACGGTGAGTCGGGACATCGTGCCCAGGCTGGTGCATCTGCACCATGATGAACAGGAGCTGACCGGCTTTCTGGATGATCTGTACCAAGAATGGGAGTATCGCAAGATTCTACTCTTTGCCAACAGCCGGGGACGGTGCGACAAGACGTTTAAGCTGTTGAATCAAAGCCGTTCCTTTTGCGGCAGGGTTCATCTCCATTACTCCAATCTCACCTCCAAACAGCGGCAACAGGTGGAACGCAGTTTTCGCAAGCAGGACAGATCAATCTGCATTGCCACCTCCACTCTGGAGCTGGGCATTGATGTGGGAGATGTGGATGCGGTCATTCTCTTTGAACCGCCGGATTCGGTTGCCGCCTTTCTGCAACGTATCGGTAGGGCCAATCGGCGGCAAAAGGCCATCCATTTTTGGGGAATCTGTCGAGGCGAGCAGGCAGGACAGCAGGCATTGCGTTTTCTTGCCCTGCTGAAACTGGCTCGACAGGGGCAGGTGGAGGCGGCATTGCCCAAGAGCTTCCCCAGCGTACTCAGCCAGCAGATCATTTCCTGTTTGTATGAGAAAAAGCGTCTTTCTTTGGCAGCCGTACAGAATCTCTTTGCTGATCCGGGTGCTGATACGGATAAGGAGGAAGCAGGAACGTGGATCGAGAGCATTTTCCAATCGCTGGTCAAGAAACAATGGCTGCGCAAGGACAAAGTTGAGGGCTTATATACAGGAGGATGGCGATATTGGGATGCCTTGACAGAGTATCAAATATGGTCCAATTTCCCGGAAACCGAGATTGAGTACAAACTGGATGTTGCAGGTGAACCTGTGGCTGATATCCCGCAGACCATTGTCAAACAGCTTGATCCCGGCGACAAGGTCCTGCTTGCCGGGCGGCCTCTGCGTATCTTGTGGATCAACACCAAGGCTGATAAACGGGTGCTGGCCGAGCCCACGCAGGAGCGACTGGATGATAAAGAACTGCTCTGGCTCGGCATGGGCTGTCATGTCTCCTTGGAAACAGCGCAGGCCATGCGGACGGTGCTTAAATCAACAGATTCTGCTGATAATGTGGCTGCTGTCGGACTTTTCTCCCGGACCCAAAAACTGATCCGCCAGCAGCTCACTCAGGATGCCAGGGCAGTCCTGCTTGCTAACGGCATTGAGGTGGTTCGGGACGAAACAGGTTCTTTTCAATACCGCACCTATCTGGGATCAGTGGGAAATATGCTGCTGGCCTGGAGCGTAAAGGTATATCTTGCCGCACAATCAGAGGATGTTGAGGTGGATTCCGATGAGATCGGCCTGATCTGTAGCCAATGGATTCCTTTTGAAAAGTTGCGCCTGCCCTTACAACACGACGATTTCACAGCCTGGGTCAAACGCCATTATAAGCAGCTGCGGGCCATGTTTCCGCTCAATGCCTTTTGTGCGACCTTGCCGACGGAGATATTGCGCCAGGAAGTCGTTGATTGCATCTTTGATCAGCGACTGATTGCTTTTTTTCAGCAATACAAAGACAGTTCCTCCGAGATCGTAGAGGGTGATCCGCGCAATCTTGAATTTCATCCTGAGCAGACTGAAGAACAAGGGCCCACCTTTTTTGAGGCGCAGAATCAACCATTATTGGCTTTGGAAAAGGAGCGGTATGAAGATGCTGAAGCTGCTGCCCCGGTCTTTATCACGGGCAAGGAGGTGCGCTATCAGAACAGGCCCTTGACCGGCACCATGATCGGTGAATATTTTCGCCACCACCAATGTGATCGTCAGTTCTGCGCTTCTTTTCTCCGGCCCGAGGATCAGCCGCCCCGACAAAGCCCGGTGGACGATGAGTATGCAAGCCTTCGTTTGGCACGGGGCCTGGCCTTTGAACAGGAGATTATGGATGAGCTTGCCGGATTCAAGGAGCAATTTCATAGTATCAGCAAAGAGGATCAGGCAGGGATGCCCCGTTCTCTGGAGTCCCGTTGCGAAGAAACCAGAGAGTACCTGCACCGTATTTTAGAACAAAAGGATCTTGCCGGAAAGCTCTATCTGGCCCAAGGCGTGTTTCACCTGCCTGCGCTCTTGTCCCTTTTACCAAAGTCATCCGAGTTATTTGGCCTGACAGGTAAGGAGCAAGCTGTTCTTCCCGGTGTCACTGTGGACGGAGTCGGTATCCCGGATCTCATCCGTATTGCAGTTGAAGAACCAAATATCATCTTGGAAGTGGGCGACATCAAAAGCGTTGCCAAGCCCCGTTATCATCAGAAATGGCAGGTGGCCTTTTATGCGTTTTTGCTCAAGACCTTTTTGGAGCAGGAGCAGCTTGATACAAAAGGCGTTCAGGTTGCAGACAGCGGTTTTCTCCTGACCCGCTCACCCCTTGATGACAGGCCCCAGCGGCATTCCTTTGCTCTTCAGCCCTATCTGGCAAGCCTACCAGTGCTGTTGAAGAATTTTGCACAATGTCTCTCGCATCCTCCAAATCAAGCTGGCTGGCAAATACAAGCCCATTGCCTGAATTGCCTCTTTTTTCCTTCCTGTTATCAGCAGGCTTTGCACGAAGAAGATATTCAGTTCATTCCCCGGATTTCCAAGGGTGCTTTGGAGAAAATGCGGGCCTTGGGTCTGCGGAATATTGAGGAGGCATCGGCCTGGTTTGCCGATGATCGTAGGGGCGAATCCCTGTGTTCGCCCTTCCCTAGCGAGCAGGATCATACGCCTACCGGGCAGACACAGAGGCCAGCCCCTACAACAACATGTACCATAAATACCGATTTCAGCCCTGCGCAAAGAGAAGGTCTGCACAATGCTGTCATGGCCTTGCAGGAAAACAAAATCATTCTGACTCAGCAACGGACTGATCTCTTTCCGGCGCAGGCAACCTGTTTTTTCGTTCATCTGCTCAATGATCCCGTGACCATGCTGCCCAAGGCTCTGGGCTTGGGAGTGGGGCAACATGGTCAGGGTGCTGAGGATTTGCAGATATTCACCTGGGTGGTCGGGGATAAAGCGGCGCAAGCAGAGCGGCAAAAAACGTGGCAAGATGTTTGGCGTGATTTTTCCGCCTGTTTCCTTGACCTCTGGCAAGAGGCTGTTGAAAAGCAAGGCAGGCCGCATATCTTCTTTTTTGGTGCAGGAATTCGGCGCAGTCTGGATGACTGGGCAGCAATGATGGCGGATAAGCCGCTGCGTAATCTTTTCCGTCGCAGCCTTGCATCTTCTTATCCTTTCTGGACCGATCTTGAACAGGTGCTGCATAAGCATTTTGCCCTGCCCGTTCCCGCCACCCTCACCTTGTATGATCTGGCCTGCGTTTTGGGTTTAAGCAGGGGTGACCGGCCGGTCGCCCCTACAACGTTACCGCCCCCTACATCCCTTATCCATTTTGATCCTTTGCCGGACACCGTAGGGGCGAATCCCTGTGTTCGCCCTGAGTTATCGGGCAGGCACAGGGGCCTGCCCCTACAAGCAGAGGAACACCTTGCCGCAGTTCTGAACATCGACAGCCAGTTGCAACAATGGATTACCTCTCACCTGAGCAGTGATTGGAGTAGGGCGACCGACCGGTCGCCCCTACATGGGATAATCTGGATGATACTGCTGCGCAATCCGGGTTGA
- a CDS encoding type II toxin-antitoxin system VapB family antitoxin, producing MRTTLNIDDRLFQDVLSITKAKSKTEAVRTALTEFLRMKRKEKILAMRGRVDIRGSEKLREEEQREYEEIQQ from the coding sequence ATGCGAACAACATTGAATATTGATGATCGCCTGTTTCAGGATGTGTTGAGCATAACCAAGGCAAAAAGTAAAACTGAGGCCGTCCGAACTGCTTTGACAGAATTTTTACGCATGAAACGGAAAGAAAAGATACTGGCGATGCGGGGCAGGGTGGATATCAGGGGCTCGGAAAAATTGCGTGAGGAAGAACAAAGGGAATATGAGGAAATTCAGCAATGA
- a CDS encoding PIN domain-containing protein has product MKVLIDTSAWIDFFRNTGGAAGDVVAELIQLDQAYLTDTVMAELLHGAKGKQEMKSLEAVFATIPILDVTGEDWLATGNTLQALRKKGCTVPLTDVLIASVAQRNDMAVLTLDKDFEYLSVECVKILEGS; this is encoded by the coding sequence ATGAAAGTGCTCATTGATACGTCGGCCTGGATTGATTTTTTTCGGAACACCGGTGGAGCCGCCGGGGATGTGGTTGCAGAATTGATCCAGCTGGATCAGGCGTATTTAACAGATACTGTTATGGCGGAATTGCTGCATGGTGCCAAAGGGAAACAGGAGATGAAGAGTCTGGAGGCGGTTTTTGCGACAATTCCCATTTTGGATGTCACTGGAGAAGATTGGCTGGCTACGGGCAATACCCTTCAGGCTTTACGGAAAAAAGGTTGTACTGTACCGTTGACCGATGTCCTGATAGCTTCTGTTGCTCAGCGGAACGACATGGCTGTGCTTACGTTGGATAAGGATTTTGAATATCTTTCGGTTGAATGTGTGAAGATTTTGGAGGGGAGTTAG
- a CDS encoding IS5 family transposase → MERASYSTDLTDIQFEIINKFLPSPSKTGRPRSYALREILNAIFYLVHTGCQWREIPHDFPKWTSVYYYFRKWKRDGTWFLVKQAIHTDLREEQGKNAEPSAVMIDSQSVKTAQMAETRGFDGNKKVKGRKRHVISDTLGFPLIVKVHDANLSDGKQSISIFQTLFLWFASIKMVWADAAYRGDLADYLWCAFQCRLEIAPTLKTKGFQVVPKRWIIERTFGWFQWDRRLMIDYERQAQSAETMVYIASIRKMLNRYK, encoded by the coding sequence ATGGAACGAGCTAGCTACAGCACAGATCTCACTGATATACAATTTGAAATTATTAATAAATTTCTCCCCTCTCCTTCAAAAACCGGCAGGCCAAGATCTTATGCTCTCAGAGAGATTCTCAACGCAATTTTTTACTTGGTTCACACTGGGTGTCAATGGCGAGAAATTCCGCATGATTTCCCAAAGTGGACCAGCGTTTACTATTACTTTCGTAAATGGAAGCGGGATGGAACCTGGTTTCTCGTCAAGCAGGCAATTCACACGGACCTGCGAGAGGAACAAGGGAAAAACGCTGAGCCTTCTGCGGTTATGATTGATAGTCAATCCGTCAAAACTGCACAGATGGCTGAGACCCGAGGCTTTGACGGCAATAAGAAAGTAAAAGGACGAAAACGCCATGTAATTTCGGATACCCTTGGTTTTCCGCTAATTGTCAAAGTTCATGATGCCAACCTGTCAGATGGAAAGCAGTCTATCTCTATCTTTCAAACTCTTTTTTTGTGGTTTGCTTCCATTAAAATGGTTTGGGCCGATGCCGCTTATCGAGGCGATTTGGCCGACTATTTATGGTGCGCCTTTCAGTGCCGGTTGGAAATCGCTCCCACCTTGAAGACTAAAGGGTTTCAAGTGGTGCCGAAACGCTGGATTATTGAAAGGACCTTCGGCTGGTTCCAATGGGATCGAAGACTGATGATCGACTACGAGCGACAGGCGCAATCAGCCGAAACTATGGTTTACATAGCATCAATCAGGAAGATGCTAAATAGGTATAAATAG
- a CDS encoding type II toxin-antitoxin system VapC family toxin, with amino-acid sequence MISFDTNVLVYAAITQDINKQKISDRLIEETVRDGTMTLSPLVISEFVFVLSKLKISRELIEAALALYEPFAKNAIEPSMVFEAAALCNDLGRGKSINDAVHLKFAEQYCRKIVTFDSDFKMFKKHSDCHVEILSNDSD; translated from the coding sequence ATGATATCTTTTGACACGAATGTCCTGGTTTATGCAGCGATAACACAGGATATTAATAAGCAAAAGATTTCTGATCGTCTGATTGAAGAGACTGTTCGGGACGGGACAATGACCCTTTCCCCCTTAGTCATCAGTGAATTTGTTTTTGTGCTGTCAAAATTAAAAATCTCCAGAGAATTAATTGAGGCAGCTCTGGCACTGTATGAACCTTTTGCTAAAAATGCCATTGAGCCCTCAATGGTTTTTGAGGCTGCTGCATTATGCAACGACTTGGGCCGAGGAAAGAGTATCAATGATGCAGTCCATCTGAAATTTGCCGAGCAATACTGTCGAAAAATTGTGACCTTTGACAGCGACTTCAAAATGTTTAAAAAACATTCCGATTGTCATGTTGAGATACTCTCCAACGACTCTGATTGA
- a CDS encoding AAA family ATPase: MKRIVEKQIITWKDSPRRKPLIIRGARQVGKTWLVDNVLAKQFEGYVKIDLEKRRDLHPLFADNLDPGAILRHLELTVGRIIPGRTLVFFDEIQACPRAIMALRYFFEEMPELHVVAAGSLLEFAFGEISVPVGRVQYLYMHPMTFYEYLLALGKEIVAEYTLQAPETVAEPIQQAVLTELRQYFFIGGMPECVKTFRNSGSMLASFQVQSEILDSYRDDFAKYLPRIDPLCLDAVFLNAAKGVGEQLKYTRLNAGHSGQMNRKAFDLLVKAKLLHKIPSCDPSGLPLGATANLKKFKASMLDIGLMQRLCQVPAKTELLQEDLLAMYKGKLAEQFVAQELLAWHSSELFYWARAARSSTAEVDFLVVRQGKIYPVEVKSGAGGSMKSLHLMLEKYSNCPQGLVLYSDCRRELPEQKLLFLPLYCAALIGDMRWDAG, translated from the coding sequence TTGAAAAGAATTGTAGAAAAACAAATTATTACGTGGAAGGATTCCCCGCGCCGAAAACCCCTGATCATCCGTGGAGCACGTCAGGTCGGGAAAACCTGGCTTGTGGACAATGTTCTGGCAAAGCAATTTGAAGGATACGTCAAGATAGATCTGGAAAAACGACGCGACCTGCATCCGCTCTTTGCGGATAATCTTGATCCGGGAGCCATCCTCCGTCATCTGGAACTGACAGTCGGGCGCATCATTCCCGGTCGTACCCTTGTTTTTTTTGATGAAATCCAGGCATGCCCCAGGGCGATCATGGCCCTGCGCTATTTCTTTGAGGAAATGCCGGAGCTTCATGTTGTTGCTGCCGGTTCCCTGCTGGAGTTCGCTTTTGGCGAGATTTCGGTTCCGGTGGGACGCGTGCAGTATCTGTACATGCACCCCATGACCTTTTACGAGTACCTCCTTGCTTTGGGCAAAGAAATAGTTGCCGAGTATACGCTTCAAGCACCGGAAACGGTTGCCGAGCCCATTCAGCAGGCTGTTTTGACGGAACTGCGGCAGTATTTTTTTATCGGAGGGATGCCGGAATGCGTCAAGACCTTTCGTAACTCCGGGTCAATGCTTGCCTCTTTTCAGGTTCAGTCAGAAATTCTTGACTCATACCGTGATGATTTTGCCAAGTACCTGCCAAGAATAGACCCTCTCTGCCTTGACGCAGTTTTTCTCAATGCGGCAAAAGGTGTGGGAGAACAGCTCAAATATACCCGCCTCAATGCAGGTCACTCCGGCCAGATGAACCGCAAGGCCTTTGACCTGTTGGTTAAGGCAAAATTACTCCATAAGATTCCTTCCTGTGATCCCAGTGGACTCCCCCTTGGTGCAACGGCCAATCTGAAGAAATTCAAGGCATCCATGCTGGACATCGGCCTGATGCAACGGCTCTGTCAGGTACCGGCAAAGACCGAGCTGCTTCAGGAAGATCTGCTGGCGATGTACAAAGGAAAACTGGCAGAGCAGTTTGTTGCTCAGGAGCTGCTGGCCTGGCACAGTTCAGAGCTTTTTTATTGGGCACGGGCTGCCCGTAGCAGTACTGCGGAAGTGGATTTTCTTGTTGTCCGGCAGGGAAAGATCTATCCGGTGGAGGTAAAGTCAGGTGCAGGTGGAAGCATGAAAAGTCTCCACCTGATGTTGGAGAAATATTCGAACTGTCCGCAGGGACTGGTGTTGTACAGCGATTGCAGGCGTGAGTTGCCTGAGCAGAAGTTGTTGTTTCTGCCCCTGTACTGTGCTGCTCTGATCGGGGATATGCGGTGGGATGCGGGGTGA
- a CDS encoding AAA-like domain-containing protein, with translation MAKKFHYTGTCIPERHFTVDISAKLDAVMELVDAGEYFTINRPRQYGKSTFMFLLAKRLRNEKEHLALKISFEALGRSAFADEAAFSTAFLSLLKKQCVLHDMKERLKTATAGSSQTFTDLDAFITEFTKENKVVLLIDETDAATDNALFLQFLGLLRSKYLARNEGEDSTFHSVILAGVHDVKNMKHKISPESGGTNSPWNIAADFEIDLTFSSSDIATMLQEYADERKVTLDIAAIARRLHFFTSGHPFLVSKLCYLLDTVIMQPDSSWQEEDVDRAVDHILREKNTNFESLIKNLENNSELYRLVENILLKDIQLEYSEDNRLISQGVTYGIFGRDRTQPLHIHNLIYKERIYNYITLNLKIGQLIDKDIELYSYQNQFITPERTLDFEKVLTKFQLFMKEQYSPKDTAFVERNWRLLYLAFLKPIINGHGFDFKEVQISEEKRLDVVITYNRQKYINELKIWKGAEQHKKGIAQLVDYLDRQGQNQGFLVIFDFRKKMKYRQEKVTVQGKEIFMVWV, from the coding sequence ATGGCAAAGAAATTTCATTACACCGGCACCTGCATCCCTGAACGGCATTTCACTGTCGATATTTCCGCTAAACTGGATGCTGTCATGGAATTGGTTGATGCCGGGGAATACTTCACCATCAATCGACCTCGACAATACGGCAAAAGCACCTTCATGTTTCTGCTGGCAAAAAGGTTGCGAAACGAAAAAGAACACCTTGCTCTCAAAATCAGCTTCGAGGCTCTGGGGCGATCCGCCTTTGCCGATGAAGCTGCTTTTTCCACCGCCTTCCTCTCGCTGCTGAAAAAACAATGCGTCCTGCATGACATGAAAGAAAGGCTGAAGACCGCAACCGCCGGTTCTTCTCAAACCTTTACAGATCTGGACGCTTTTATCACCGAGTTCACCAAGGAGAACAAAGTCGTCCTGCTGATCGACGAGACAGATGCGGCCACGGACAACGCCCTTTTTCTCCAATTTCTCGGCCTGCTGCGGAGTAAGTATCTGGCCCGGAACGAGGGAGAAGACTCCACCTTTCACAGTGTGATTCTGGCCGGGGTCCATGATGTGAAAAACATGAAGCATAAGATCAGCCCGGAATCCGGCGGCACAAACAGCCCCTGGAACATTGCAGCGGATTTTGAGATTGATCTTACCTTTTCTTCCTCTGATATCGCAACCATGCTGCAGGAATACGCAGATGAACGAAAGGTTACTCTGGATATTGCCGCTATCGCCCGCCGCCTTCATTTTTTCACCTCGGGCCATCCGTTTCTGGTCAGCAAACTCTGTTATCTTCTTGATACCGTTATCATGCAGCCTGACAGTTCATGGCAGGAAGAAGATGTTGACCGGGCCGTTGATCATATCCTGCGGGAAAAGAACACGAACTTTGAGAGTTTAATCAAGAACCTGGAAAACAACAGCGAACTGTACAGGCTGGTGGAAAACATCCTGCTCAAGGATATTCAGCTGGAGTACAGCGAAGACAACCGTCTGATCAGTCAGGGCGTCACCTACGGCATTTTCGGCAGGGATAGAACTCAACCTCTTCATATTCATAACCTTATCTATAAAGAACGGATCTATAACTACATCACCCTGAACCTCAAGATCGGGCAGCTCATAGATAAAGACATAGAACTGTACAGCTATCAGAATCAGTTCATTACCCCTGAACGCACCCTGGACTTTGAAAAGGTATTAACGAAGTTCCAGCTGTTCATGAAAGAACAGTACAGCCCGAAAGACACTGCTTTTGTGGAAAGAAACTGGCGGCTTCTCTATCTGGCCTTTCTCAAGCCGATCATCAACGGCCACGGTTTTGATTTCAAGGAAGTCCAGATTTCAGAAGAAAAACGGCTGGATGTGGTCATCACCTATAATCGGCAAAAATATATCAATGAACTGAAAATCTGGAAGGGAGCGGAGCAGCATAAAAAAGGAATCGCCCAGCTTGTTGATTATCTGGACCGCCAAGGGCAGAACCAAGGCTTTCTTGTCATCTTTGATTTCCGAAAAAAGATGAAGTACCGGCAGGAGAAAGTTACGGTTCAGGGCAAGGAAATCTTTATGGTTTGGGTGTAA